AGAGCCCAAGAGACACATACAATACACCCCCACACACCCCCACCAGAGTGCCCACCAGCACCACACACAAAATCTTGAGCTGTTGAGTAATGTGTCTCTCATTGGACTTAGTTGTGATTTTAGTATATACTACTGAGAACTCAGTGATGGCCTGACGGGAATGGGATGCTGTGTTAGATATCGCATGATGGCACTATTGCCAAAGAACTTATGACTGCTGGCAAACTGTGCTGTTACTAGAAGAGCCATATAACACAAAAATGTGGGATTGTATTCTAGTAAACTTTCAGTTGATATGCTAAAAGTCACCTAGTATTTCCTAAATTATTTGACTCTCTGAAATTCCTTCGTCTACTACATTGTATTAATTTCTTTCCGTTCCTATTTTGTAGTTACCAAGCTGTTGCATATATTGAAGCTTCTGCTGTGATTTACCAAGATGGAAAGGTTATTATCTACTTCTGAGAACTGTAGCTCTTCTTTTTTTGGGAGAAAAATTTGCATACTAGCTCTTCTGAGAACTGTATCAAAAATAGGACCAGAGGCTTTATCGTTTTTGTTCTTGTAAAAAATCTGCCTACTCCAGTGCAATTGTGCCACTATAACATGCTTGTACAGTGGTTAGTGATCCTTTGGCATCATTGTTGTGCTATGCAAGTATGCATGATTAAGGATTAAATGACATAGCAGTTGTAAAATATTGATGGCACATTTCCAGATGTCCTTTACAAATGCCCTCCTCATTAGGAGGAAAGATTTGTCAAAGTATAGTTACATATTTTAATCCTGAAGATTTAGAACTTTTAAGTTCAAcagaaaattcataattttgAAAATATGAACAACTTAAATCTCTTGCCAGTCATATATGTTGAAAATATGGCACCTTTCTCGCATGTTGTGCTTTGAAACTGCTTCATGGGTAACTTTGAATACCTAAAGCAATGCTCATCTCATATTTTACATAGCATAATTGTGTAGTGTTATGATGGAAGCAAATCAGTATATTTGTTCAAGTTACATTGGCTTTACCACCAGTATATTCTGATGCATTTTTCACTCGATTGAAGATTTTAATAGAAGTTGACCATCTACAAGGCGTGGCAACTCCATATCTTCAAATTAAAGGGACAAATAAAGACATAGTTTCCTCTGCTGGTTCTGCACTCAGTTTGGATGGTTCATACACAACAAAGGTTTGGTTAGGAGTCCTCAGTCAATCCATGGGAAGGATAGGCATATATATAACTTATTTCCTGTATTTATTCAGTTTCATGGTTTCTTGCTGACATGCAGAGCTATCTTCAAATTATTTTGGAGAGCTTACCAGCTGATGAAAATGTTTCGGTTGGTATTCACAATCAACAAGCTGCAAGGCTGCAGGAACTGGTTGAGTTCATCCAGTCTCAGGTATGTTTGCTGTAGATGCCTACGTATGTTCACTTTTTGTATACCATACATGGAACCTTTCTTGATAAGCTATTTGTGAGGGTAGTAATAATATTGGTGGCCTGCAACTGAGAATACTTGTTTGTCTGCATTCATCTACTATATTGTTTCAATTAACATACAAGGAATGGCATTAGATAAACAAAGTTAATTTGGAGGTCTCAAACTTGTGGGATTATACTAGTACCTCTACCTCCAGTCAAGTTTACTTGATGTTTCGGACAAGAAAAACAAGTTGAAGACAAGCTGTTCTCCCTGTCTGAAACATCAAGCATACTTGACTGGAGGGAGTACTAGTTCAGGAAGAGAAAAAAGAGAGTTAAGTTTGGGGAGCTAACTACACTTTATAAATTTGCAAGTTGATCAATTTATGGAGCTCCTATGCAATTTTCTCTGAGTAAAATCTTCTTTCTGGTAATCTGTACCATATATGTAAATGTGGCATATTTGTTAAATTGTCAGGTTACTTCATTTTGGGCCTTTTAAACATGCTTACACACCGATGTCCTTTTGTTTTTAAAATCTGTGTAGCATTCTATTTCTATCTAGTTATTACTGCTGGAAGCTTCACAGAGCTAACTGCACTTTATAAATTTGCAAGATGAACAATTTATGGAGCTCCTATGCAATTTTCTCTGAGTAAAATCTTCTTTCTGGTAATTTGTACCATATATGTAAATGTGGCATATTTGTTAAATTGTCAGGTTACATCATTTTGGGCCTTTTAAACATGCTTACGCACCGATATCCTTTTGTTGTTTAAATCTGTGTAGGATTCTATTTCTATCTAGTAATACTGCTGGAAACTTCCCATTTCCAAGGCATAGAATTAGCCATTTTTCTGCCTCCCACCAGTTTGCTGGAAATTGCACAGATTGATTAtccttggaacttgtcttggctgGAATCCTTAAAACTCACAGTTGTAGTTCTGTTATAAATTACAGATAAAAATTAGTCTGAATTTAATGTCCGGCAAATGACAAACAAGGGTAAATGGGTGGCCTCATCTCGGCCACTAAAATGTGCAAGGGCTATTTAGCTCTTCAACAACTGTTTGTCTAATAAAAGTCATGGCTTCTTGTCAAATCATTCTCATATATTGAAATTATCATAATACAGGGAGGGAGCTTCAATTCAGATTCGTCTTCACCCATGCGAGAAATTTCTTCCACTGATAGTGTTCTTGATGATATGCAATCCAGGATAAGGAAGCTTGAGAGATGGAATACCATAAATATGGTATTTTCTATGTTTTGAGCGCTAGTGTTCATATGTTGAAATTTAGCTCCAAACAATCAACTGTATTGGGGTTTGGTACTTTCACATGTAACTTCATTAGTGAAATGATATGTTAGATTAATTTAACATTATGCATAGTCATGATTCAACTGTTGATCCAGTTAGTTTTCTTATGCAGGTATTGTGGACTATATTACTATCTGCTCTTGTTGGATATTCGCTTTACCAAAAAAGACGTCACTGACCAAGTGATATGGTTGACCTCGACTGAACAATGATTAATTTTGCTTTGAGCAGTGATCCAAAAGGTTTGAAAAATGACACTAGGTTTGCAATTGCTCTATCAGAAAGTTGCATATTTGATACTATCTTCTATAAATTTGCAGGGTTTTTTGGGGAAACGCTGTGGTGATGTTTCTGTACTGATGGTACAGATCCTTTAATAGTTTTACTGATAGGGTAGGACACAATTCATGATGTTTGCTGAACTGAAATCATGCACACCACAGGCACAAAGTAGCTTAGGTGCAGTCCTAAAACAAGTAACATTCCTAACTGTAAATACAGATCTTAGACGTGTGAGGTGATGGCCACCCGCGTTCCGTCCCAAATGCATGTTTTTCAGCTTGATGGCTCCGTGTCTAAAATAACTGCTGGAGAAAAGGAAAACCCTAATGCTGAATGTATTGTTCGTATAACCTTTTTCATGTTCATCTTTGCTTAAAAGTGCCTTCTACTATTTTGTTTTTCAAATATTCTTTTTGTGCATTGTATAGGTAGTGCTTGGAATGTGAATTTTCTTGCTTCATCGTATGAGTCATTGCCTGCTagatttctaaggtttttctatGATCCTTGATTCAGGTCACGTGTTGAACAAAATCTTATGAAAATCCGTTTTGCCCCTTTGAACTTATGGCTGAGTTTGAATAAACCCTTCTAATTTAAAAACTGGACAACTACGCCCTCTTAACTCTAAAAAATTGGACATTGATCCCGTTGATCGTTCAAAATGATTTTAAGGTGGTTTTGTTAATGTGGCGATGGACCCCACATGTCATAATCCACCTCATATACTTAGAATCTTTTTAGGGGTCTTTTCACAAGATTTCTTATAGAAAAAACACTCAAGGGTGTTTTCATAAGATTTCATATAGAAAAAGATTAGTGCTTGATTTCTCACAAGCGGGGCTCGTGGCCTGGCTACAATAGCCATGGTTATAGGTGTGGCCGTGGGTAAGTAGCGGACCACGCCACTGGTGGGTTGGTTGGCGACGAGGTGTGCCTACCAACTATAGCGTGGTGAGACGAACCTAATGAGATAGGCATCGCGGGGCATGGTGGGTCGGCCGGAAGCGGCAGACGGACCAGGCTGTTTGCGTCGTCATCTGTGCGGGAGACAAGTAGAGGAAGGGGGGAGGTGTTAAAACTGCTCACCGAGCTCCATTTTGGAGGTCGAAGGCTGTTGAGGGAGACTGTAGGTGCTTAACGATGGGCGGTTGGTAGAGGAGCTTCGGCAGCTGAAATTCGGCCAAATCCGGCTGGGGTGCGCCACAGAACTGGTGGTGGAACTAGTGGCGGAGCCACCAATGTGGTAGGGTATGGCGGTTGCCATACCTACCCACCGAAAAATCTAAAATAGCGATTCGTCACGCAAAATTTTGCCCCCCGCCCGCCCGTGCCCagctccccccgcgcgccgccccagcgccccgccgccgcgccccctgctccccccgcgccgccgccccctgctcctccccggctccccccgcgccgccgccgcccccggctccccccgcgccgccgccgcgcgcccgccccccccccccccccccccgcacggccgcaccaccccccctgctctccccgcgccgccgcccccggctcCCCCCGCGCTGCCGCTGCGCGCCCGCCCCctgccgccgcgcgcccgccccctgccgccgccgctgccccgcccgcggcccgcccctgctcccccccggcccccggcccccgcccccccccccccccccgcacggCCGCACCACCGCCCCCTGctctccccgcgccgccgcccccggctccccccgcgctgccgccgcgcgcccgcccccctgccgccgccgctgccccgcccgcggcccgcccctgctcccccccggcccccggcccccgccccccccccccgcacggCCGCACCACCGCCCCCTGctctccccgcgccgccgcccccggctcccccgcgccgccgccacgcgcccgccccccccccccccccccccccccccgcacggccgcacggccgcaccaccgccccctgctcctctggTCCTCCCCACTTCCACTTTTAAGTATGTTTCTAAGTTTCTTTAGCCCTGTGTGATGTCTGAAACTTTGGCCTGATCCTTGTGCTCTGCTTGTACTAGATATTTTCACCTATCCCAGAACCTAAATTCACCTTTGTCCTGACCCGTCCATCTTCCatctagtatctgtttcagaaACCAACACTAATGCTTGTTCTAATCCCCAATCATCTGCCAATCCAAGTCAGGCCAAACCGAGGGGAGCATTCTAGATGCGAATTTCTTAACGTCGTTTTCAGGAAAGTTAGATGCATCTCGGGCTTTTGACCCTgccatgcatttcttttgaattATAGGCTAAAGAAGGCCTGCGTGCATTCTAAATTTCTATTGAATAGTGGGCAGGTCTTACAAAGCATGTGCATTATGTTCTTTGATTTTGTTCCGTTAAAAACATTATGTTCCTTGTATACTTAATGAACTTAAATTGCTGTTGATATATTTGGTTTAACAGAATTACAGAAGAAAGAACTCCAGTAAGAGATGGCTGGTAAtggaaagggaaaaggaaagatATCTCAAAAAGGTATTCTTGTGATTTGCAAAAATTGATTGATTCAATTTACTTTTACATTGACTGATAATTGATTTTATTTTTACAGGTTTAAAAAGCTATTTTGGCACTGGTTCCAGTGGTTCAAGTAGACAACCAAGTACTCGTGGTAGTGGAATTGCTCAACAAGAGGTTGAAGATGGGCAAGATCATTTTGCGCTTGTAACAACCGGTGTAGAAGATGAATTTGCTCAAGCAACAACTGGTGTAGAAGATGAAGTTGCTCAAGCAGAGCTTCAAGAAGGTATAACCGAGTTCAACCCGGACTATATCATATCGGATCCAGGACTTCGTATTTCAATTGATCGTTTTGCCCCTAATATTAGAGATGAAGTTAGAAGGGCTTTTATAGCTAAAGGTCCTTTTCAACCAATGGATCATAAGTTTCCTACCTCGAATGATAGTAGGAGTTTTCAAAAGAAATGGTTTAAGCAATACAATTGGTTGGAATATAGTGTGGAGAAGAATAAAGCTTATTGCTTCTATTGCTATCTTTTTAGACATGATCGAATAGAAGAGAGATTTGGTCATGATGCTTTTACAAAAGCCAGTTTCTCGCAATGGAAGAATGGTTATTTAGCACTTCCAAAACATGTTGGTGGACCTAGTAGCATTCATAACTTTGCAGCAACATCATATCATGATTTTGATAACCAAAGATCAAGTTTAAGAAATAAGGTGTCAACTCATACAAAAGATGCACTGGTCAAATATGAAACCCGAGTGGAAGCTTCCTTGAGTATTGTTGCTTATCTTGCATTGCAAGGTGAGCCGTTTCGGGGGCATGATGAAACTTGTACTTCATTGAATAAGGGCAACTTTTTGGAAATGCTTGATTGGTACAAGGAAAGGAATGAGGAAGTGAAACGTGCCTTTGATGAGTTGTGTCCACAAAATGCAAAAATGACTTCCGACACGATTCAAAAAGACCTTGCAAACTCTTGTGCACAAGCAATCACAAAGGCAATAAAGGAAGAAATGGGGGGTTGTCTATTCTCTATTCTTATTGATGAATCACGTGATATATCTATCAAAGAGCAAATGGCCATAGTTGTTAGATTTGTGAACAAAAAAGGGGAAGTCATAGAAAGATTTTTGGGTATCAAGCATGTCAAGGATACAACATCGGAATCATTGAAGAAAGCATTACTTGAAGTGTTAAATGATCATGGTTTAGTTGTTGCAAATATACGAGGGCAAGGGTATGATGGTGCTTCCAATATGAGAGGAGAATTtaatggtcttcagaaattgatTAGAGATGAGAACCCTTGTGCTTTCTATATCCATTGTTTTGCTCATCAATTGCAATTGGTAGTTGTTGCTGTCTCAAAATGCGCCTCATCTATTGAAGATTTCTTTGAGTATGTGACACTAATTGTGAGCAGCACTTCCACTTCATGTAAAAGGAAGGATTTATTGCTTGATAGACATCGATTGAATCTCTTGTCTAAATTAGAGAGTGGAGAAATATCATCTGGGAGAGGTAAACAACAAGAAACATCATTGGCAAGACCTGGAGATACAAGATGGGGATCTCATTATAAGACTTTACTTCGTATTGAGTCAATGTGGGATTCAGTAATAGAAGTGCTAGAAATTGTGAATCAAGATGAGCGCAATCCATCTAGGGCAGGAGGATTGGTACAAATAATGGAGTCTTTCAGCTTTGTATTTATTACGAAGATGATGTTACAAATCCTTCGTATTACAAATGAGCTCTCACTCATCTTGCAAAGGAAGGATCAAAATGTTGTTCAAGCTATGTCTTTAATTATTGATGTCACGACACGTTTGAATAATTTGAGAAGTGAAGGTTGGGAACCATTGTTTGAAGAAACAAAAGCCTTCTGCCTTGCAAAATGTATTCCAATACCAAATATGAGTGATCAAGTATCACGATTTGGTCGATCAAGAAAAGGTGGGAGAAACAATATCACTCAAGATTATTATTTTCGTGTTGATATCTTCTATGCTGCAATTGATGCTCTTACCACGGAGTTTGATCACCGCTTTAATGAGCGGTCCTCAGAATTGCTTGTTGGATTTTCTTGTCTTGACCCTAGAGATTCATTCTCTAAGTTTGATGTTGAGAAACTTGCTCGTATTGCAGATATCTATTATGATGACTTCTCTTTTGATGACCGCAAGACCATAAAAGATCAACTTCAAACTTTCATCATTCATgtgcggcgacttgaagaattCAAAGTTTGTTATGATCTTGCAAGCCTTTCAAAAACAATGGTTAGACTTGAGAGACACATTGTTTTTCCATTGGTTTATCGTCTCATTGAGTTGGCATTGATATTACCGGTGGCGACAGCAACAGTTGAAAGGGCATTCTCAGCTATGAAGATTATTAAAACTGAATTGCGCAACAAGATGACCGATGGGTGGTTAAATGATTTGATGCTGTGTTACATCGAAAGAGAAATATTCAAAGGTCTTGATCTTCAACAAATTAAAAAGGCatttcaaaaaaagaaagataGGAAAAATGCAATTTCCTAGATCTTAATTGGTATGCATATTCTAGttttgttatgaatttttttcTATACACGTTAAATTAGTTTTGATCACTAACTATGTCTTAAATTTGCAGGTTCATCGTTTATTGATATGTTTATATGGATTGTACTGCTCGCAAGTAATTTTAATGCATCATATAAGAGGTAACATCTATCTCAATGGTGCTTTTGATTTGTGTCTTGCGTTTTAGTTTGTGTCATGCACTCGCGGACTCGCCAAGTCGCCATACCATAAATTTTTTGCTGGCTCCGCCACTGGGTGGAACACCACGGGGatacggtggaggaggtggggtGGCCGTGAGTGAGTGGTATTGGGTGTAGGTGGTGGGCAATGGCCAGGTTTTGGCTAGCAGTGACGAGCTCGGCTTAGCCATGGTGAAAaagggagagaaagaaaaggacaAGTGGTAGGTGATGACGGTTGGGACCACGTGTAAGTGAGAGGGGGAAGATTGGGATGTTACCAGGTGGGTCCCACATGTCACACTAGAAAAAATTACATCATAGACCACTTTGAATTATTTTAAGGGATAATTGTCCGGTCTTCTAGAGTTAGAGTTAGAGGATGTAGTTGTCTGATTTATAAGTTAGAGGGATTTTTTAAATTCGGTTACATGTTACAAGTTAGGAGGGAAAACGGACTTTACTTTTTCTTAAAAAAGAGCAGGGAGTCATGAAACCTATTAAATTTTGGTAAGTCGTTAAATGCGTTTTTGAAGAAATGGTATTAAGAAATACGTACGACTTTTTTTTCCATGGACTACATACGACTTAACTGGCGAGGCAAATTTAGATATTGCGTTGGGATGGAACTTAACTGGAggaattccattgggatgaaaCTTGACTAGGGAATAATAATATTATACAACGATAATCTGTAGTTATCCTTGTCTGGCTGCCGTTGAACATTAATTCATCAAGTCGTATTTCCCTACCATTATGTTCTGCCCCATTCCCTATCACATCATTTACAATGCTACCATAGCGACGGCCACGGGCGCCGTCATTTCTCCTGGAGCTTGAAGAAGGCCATTAGAGGCGCGTATACCCTTTCCCGGGCGTTGCCGGCCATGACGAAGTCGGCGTGCGCGTAGTCATCCAGGTACTGGACCGTGAGCTTGTCGCCGTCGTGCGACTTGAGCGCCTGGACCAGGTGTTTCACGTCCTGCACGTCCGAGAGGCTGTCCCTGCCGCCGTAGCTGAGGAAGAGCGGGAAGTCGTCGGGGATCGCCGACACGTCGTaggccggcggcgccgcctgTCCGTAGTGCTTCGTGTTGTCCGCGGCGTTGCCGTAGTCGTACTTGGCGATCGTCCCCCGCCGGATCACTGTTGGGACCAAAAGCACATTTCATGAATGAACGATGATGAGTCTTCTTAAAAATATCCTTTTGTTATCCTTGGAGTTGGCACTCACTTTGAGCCAAATGCACCATGTTCTTGGTTGCAGAAGCTTGTGGCTCGTGGGCAAGGAAGACCTGGACAGATGAGTTGTCCAGGCAGCAATTGTCACCTGCCCCAATGTTTTTTTAAACAGGCAAAGTGCGTGAGTTCTATGGCAAATTGGAGGGCAAAAACGAATCGGATGG
The sequence above is drawn from the Panicum hallii strain FIL2 chromosome 7, PHallii_v3.1, whole genome shotgun sequence genome and encodes:
- the LOC112900539 gene encoding zinc finger MYM-type protein 1-like, encoding MAGNGKGKGKISQKGLKSYFGTGSSGSSRQPSTRGSGIAQQEVEDGQDHFALVTTGVEDEFAQATTGVEDEVAQAELQEGITEFNPDYIISDPGLRISIDRFAPNIRDEVRRAFIAKGPFQPMDHKFPTSNDSRSFQKKWFKQYNWLEYSVEKNKAYCFYCYLFRHDRIEERFGHDAFTKASFSQWKNGYLALPKHVGGPSSIHNFAATSYHDFDNQRSSLRNKVSTHTKDALVKYETRVEASLSIVAYLALQGEPFRGHDETCTSLNKGNFLEMLDWYKERNEEVKRAFDELCPQNAKMTSDTIQKDLANSCAQAITKAIKEEMGGCLFSILIDESRDISIKEQMAIVVRFVNKKGEVIERFLGIKHVKDTTSESLKKALLEVLNDHGLVVANIRGQGYDGASNMRGEFNGLQKLIRDENPCAFYIHCFAHQLQLVVVAVSKCASSIEDFFEEWRNIIWER
- the LOC112899621 gene encoding uncharacterized protein LOC112899621, which encodes MWDSVIEVLEIVNQDERNPSRAGGLVQIMESFSFVFITKMMLQILRITNELSLILQRKDQNVVQAMSLIIDVTTRLNNLRSEGWEPLFEETKAFCLAKCIPIPNMSDQVSRFGRSRKDIYYDDFSFDDRKTIKDQLQTFIIHVRRLEEFKVCYDLASLSKTMVRLERHIVFPLVYRLIELALILPVATATVERAFSAMKIIKTELRNKMTDGWLNDLMLCYIEREIFKGLDLQQIKKAFLDLNWFIVY